From a single Solanum dulcamara chromosome 4, daSolDulc1.2, whole genome shotgun sequence genomic region:
- the LOC129886986 gene encoding cycloartenol-C-24-methyltransferase 1 — MSKLGAFDLAFGVGGRIGKDEVLSAVDKYEKYHGCYGGEEEERKNNYTDMVNKYYDLCTSFYEYGWGESFHFAPRWRGESLQESIKRHEHFLALQLGLKPGQKVLDVGCGIGGPLREIARFSSTSVTGLNNNEYQISRGQVLNRKVGLDQTCNFVKGDFMKMPFPDNSFDAVYAIEATCHAPDPVGCYKEIYRVLKPGQCFAVYEWCMTDSYNPNSEEQKRIKEEIELGNGLPEIRLTHQCLDAAKKAGFEVVWDKDLAEDSPVSWYMPLDTSHFSLSSFRLTAVGRLFTRNLVSALEYVGVAPKGSQRVQAFLEKAAEGLVGGAKKGIFTPMYFFLVRKPISES; from the exons ATGTCAAAACTAGGGGCTTTTGATCTGGCATTTGGGGTTGGTGGAAGAATTGGCAAGGATGAAGTTCTCTCTGCTGTTGACAA GTATGAGAAGTACCATGGTTGTTACGgaggtgaagaagaagagagaaagaatAACTACACTGACATG GTAAACAAATACTATGATCTTTGCACTAGCTTCTATGAATACGGCTGGGGAGAGTCCTTCCATTTTGCACCCAG GTGGAGAGGAGAATCACTCCAGGAAAGCATTAAGAGGCATGAGCACTTCCTTGCCTTGCAACTAGGATTGAAACCAGGACAAAAG GTCTTGGACGTAGGATGTGGAATTGGAGGGCCGTTAAGAGAAATTGCTCGATTCAG CTCTACATCAGTTACAGGCCTCAACAACAATGAATATCAGATATCTAGGGGACAG GTGTTGAACCGCAAAGTAGGATTGGATCAAACTTGCAACTTTGTAAAG GGTGATTTCATGAAAATGCCATTCCCTGACAATAGCTTTGATGCAGTGTACGCAATAGAAGCTACCTGCCATGCACCAGATCCG GTTGGATGCTATAAAGAGATCTATAGGGTGCTGAAGCCTGGTCAGTGCTTTGCTGTGTATGAGTGGTGCATGACTGATTCATACAATCCAAATAGCGAAGAGCAGAAAAGGATCAAG GAAGAAATTGAGCTCGGAAATGGTCTCCCGGAGATTAGATTGACACATCAGTGCCTAGACGCAGCCAAAAAAGCTGGTTTTGAA GTTGTGTGGGATAAGGATCTCGCTGAGGACTCACCTGTTTCATGGTACATGCCTTTAGATACAAGTCACTTCTCACTCAGTAGCTTCCGCCTAACAGCAGTTGGCAGACTTTTCACCAGAAATCTG GTATCGGCACTTGAATACGTGGGAGTTGCTCCTAAAGGTAGTCAAAGAGTTCAAGCTTTCTTAGAAAAAGCTGCAGAAGGTCTTGTTGGTGGTGCCAA GAAAGGGATCTTCACACCAATGTATTTCTTCTTGGTTCGCAAGCCCATTTCAGAATCCTGA